In the Leptotrichia sp. oral taxon 212 genome, one interval contains:
- a CDS encoding PRD domain-containing protein, which yields MDKENLAFRLGILKEAGVINERIYDKLTLLIKYLYEKWKISLTESNGGMFITHLSMALKRIEENEKVSNIDERVFQEVLKSEKLEEIKEIYNDIEKNVFIEKLPEEEKKYILVNLLLIKENK from the coding sequence TTGGATAAAGAAAATCTGGCTTTCAGATTAGGGATTTTAAAGGAAGCAGGTGTAATAAATGAAAGAATTTATGATAAACTTACACTTCTGATAAAATATCTGTATGAAAAATGGAAAATCAGTCTGACAGAAAGCAATGGAGGAATGTTTATAACTCATTTGTCGATGGCACTAAAGAGAATTGAAGAAAATGAAAAAGTCAGCAATATCGATGAAAGAGTTTTTCAGGAAGTTCTGAAATCTGAAAAACTGGAAGAAATTAAGGAAATTTATAATGATATTGAAAAAAATGTATTTATTGAAAAACTGCCTGAAGAAGAAAAAAAATATATTTTAGTAAATTTATTATTAATAAAGGAAAATAAATAA
- a CDS encoding YbgA family protein: MRQKDIRRECEELWAKNKYYVLSKSQKAYLEIREYLKEKELDVLYLNEKIQEARDMKESKKDFRNAILHIWGYFKKKASTIEKQALFNILNEYMEGKNNQDVVIEYINTLLKRYPNEYLEKSILLTGEKYETMA, from the coding sequence ATGAGACAAAAAGATATAAGAAGAGAATGTGAAGAGTTGTGGGCAAAAAATAAATATTATGTACTGAGCAAATCACAAAAAGCATATCTGGAGATAAGGGAGTACTTGAAGGAAAAAGAACTGGATGTTTTATATCTAAATGAAAAAATACAGGAAGCAAGAGATATGAAGGAGAGTAAAAAAGATTTTAGGAATGCCATTCTTCATATATGGGGATATTTCAAAAAAAAAGCAAGTACAATTGAAAAACAGGCATTATTTAATATATTAAATGAATATATGGAAGGGAAAAATAATCAAGATGTTGTAATTGAATACATTAACACTTTACTAAAAAGATACCCTAATGAATATTTAGAAAAATCAATCTTGTTAACAGGAGAAAAATATGAGACTATGGCATGA
- a CDS encoding YhfT family protein, with translation MEKFLVSALLSGFASILANLGVAVFNDGLRPMLPEYLEGRMDRKALAATSFALSFGLVIGFGIPFSIGSTIILIHSILLGTDIIGTSTPRNNKGLVLAGVIGALYGMGLVFGLEKIVEVFSKMPIDFLPSLAKVGSPIIVGFSVFPALVTGYQYGTKKGALTLVITLLVRQIAAVFGKIPIAENVKITLNPDGMALLVAVIVMLFFAITDKNTEKTNSNEMLVGIFSARVARVKKNIIPLSIMGGLIAAACSLRLVAGDPISLKLLASTLKDTAGGDSKTFEAGLVALARSIGFVPLVATTAITTGVYGPAGMTLVFVVGIFIKNPVISFIVGAGILAIEILLLELIAKSLDRFPGVKACGDQIRTAMTKVLEVSLLVGGMIAANEMAGSTGLGFLFVGGFYLLNKTSKKPLVDMAVGPVATIAFGIILNILFILHLYVPVAAK, from the coding sequence ATGGAGAAATTTTTAGTCAGTGCGTTATTAAGTGGATTTGCTTCAATATTGGCAAATCTTGGAGTTGCAGTATTTAATGATGGATTAAGACCGATGCTGCCTGAATATCTGGAAGGAAGAATGGACAGAAAGGCACTCGCGGCAACAAGTTTTGCATTATCATTTGGGCTGGTAATAGGTTTTGGAATTCCGTTTTCCATAGGATCAACTATAATATTAATACACAGCATATTGCTTGGAACGGACATAATCGGAACATCTACACCAAGAAATAACAAGGGACTTGTACTTGCCGGAGTAATAGGGGCTCTGTATGGTATGGGACTTGTTTTTGGTCTTGAAAAGATTGTAGAAGTATTCAGCAAAATGCCTATTGATTTTCTGCCAAGCCTTGCAAAAGTAGGTTCTCCAATAATTGTAGGATTTTCAGTGTTTCCGGCGTTGGTGACAGGTTATCAGTATGGAACAAAAAAAGGTGCATTAACACTGGTGATTACATTGCTTGTAAGACAGATTGCGGCGGTATTTGGTAAAATACCTATTGCTGAAAATGTGAAAATTACTTTAAATCCTGACGGAATGGCTCTTCTTGTAGCAGTTATTGTAATGCTGTTCTTTGCGATAACTGATAAAAATACTGAAAAGACAAATTCTAACGAAATGCTTGTGGGAATATTTTCAGCAAGGGTTGCCAGAGTTAAGAAAAATATAATACCTCTTTCAATCATGGGTGGACTTATAGCAGCCGCATGCAGTTTAAGACTTGTGGCAGGAGATCCTATATCATTGAAATTATTGGCTTCAACGTTGAAGGATACAGCAGGAGGAGATTCAAAGACTTTTGAAGCAGGACTTGTAGCCCTTGCAAGAAGTATAGGATTTGTACCATTGGTTGCAACAACTGCAATAACTACGGGAGTATACGGACCTGCAGGAATGACATTGGTATTTGTAGTAGGAATATTCATAAAAAATCCGGTTATTTCCTTTATAGTGGGAGCTGGAATTTTAGCAATCGAAATATTATTACTTGAATTAATAGCTAAAAGCCTTGACAGATTTCCAGGTGTTAAGGCATGCGGAGATCAGATAAGAACAGCCATGACAAAAGTCCTTGAAGTTTCGCTGCTTGTTGGAGGAATGATAGCAGCTAATGAAATGGCAGGGTCAACAGGACTGGGATTCCTATTTGTAGGTGGATTCTATCTTTTAAATAAAACTTCTAAAAAACCTCTGGTTGATATGGCTGTAGGGCCTGTGGCAACAATTGCCTTTGGAATTATACTGAATATACTGTTTATTCTTCACTTGTATGTTCCGGTAGCTGCAAAATAA
- the yhfZ gene encoding GntR family transcriptional regulator YhfZ, with product MNKKEQAMLSIAREIVFLEVGERIPSIIEYSQKYNISVGLIQKALMSLQEEGALEIERRGVLGSYIKKINNEILMEKSVFGSLVGVMPLPYSKRYEGLATGIKNNFENYKVNFYFAYMSGSEVRLNLLRKGIYDFAIVSRLAYEIEKEKCDDIEVIFGFGEKSYVSRHVLLKAAGIGKIRKIGVDKNSEDQKYMTRECITSKDCEYIEINYNETLKLLKNNIVDAIIWNYDEIEEKQIKIDYEELPNKEVLNKANEAVLVIKKQNQMLRKLTEKIINVEYIGEIQKKVLENKMLPAY from the coding sequence ATGAACAAAAAAGAACAGGCTATGCTTTCTATTGCAAGAGAAATAGTTTTTTTAGAAGTCGGAGAAAGAATTCCTTCCATAATTGAATACTCTCAAAAATATAATATTTCAGTAGGATTAATTCAGAAAGCACTTATGTCATTGCAGGAAGAGGGGGCGCTTGAAATTGAAAGAAGGGGCGTACTCGGTTCATATATAAAAAAAATTAATAATGAGATACTTATGGAAAAAAGTGTTTTCGGTTCTCTTGTAGGAGTGATGCCGCTTCCATATTCCAAAAGGTACGAAGGACTTGCAACGGGAATAAAAAATAATTTTGAAAATTATAAGGTGAACTTTTATTTTGCATATATGAGCGGTTCAGAGGTAAGACTGAATCTTCTAAGAAAAGGGATTTACGATTTTGCAATAGTTTCGAGACTTGCGTATGAAATTGAAAAGGAAAAGTGTGATGATATTGAGGTAATATTTGGGTTCGGAGAGAAAAGTTATGTCTCAAGGCATGTGCTGCTGAAAGCGGCAGGAATAGGAAAAATAAGGAAAATAGGTGTAGATAAAAATTCTGAAGATCAGAAGTATATGACAAGGGAATGTATAACATCAAAAGATTGCGAATATATTGAGATTAATTATAATGAAACATTAAAACTGTTAAAAAACAATATAGTTGATGCAATTATATGGAATTATGATGAAATTGAAGAAAAGCAGATAAAAATAGACTATGAAGAATTACCAAATAAAGAGGTTTTAAATAAGGCAAATGAAGCAGTTCTTGTAATAAAAAAACAGAATCAAATGTTAAGAAAATTAACAGAAAAAATTATAAATGTGGAATATATAGGAGAAATACAGAAAAAAGTACTGGAAAATAAGATGTTACCAGCTTATTAG
- a CDS encoding RAMP superfamily CRISPR-associated protein, which yields MFEIEIKLKTKSSCLIGNQTESFSVGGVDQATTIDENGKPVIHGSSFKGALRNIVREKEKEEGKMIETKKYVKLLIEETLKKYENISKTEKIDKILSNLEEKAKNSKAEYIFGMEGLNGMPRLFCSDFRVLEGKDEQENDYFLIETKNNLEEKDGKIFSNPRTYRVVKPEIMFKGVIRFQNPFFRGSKEELEELAKIKEELKEAIMEFNSGFYGIGNSKSRGYGQIEVEIVK from the coding sequence ATGTTTGAAATAGAGATAAAATTGAAAACAAAATCCAGTTGTTTAATTGGGAATCAGACAGAAAGTTTTTCTGTTGGAGGAGTTGATCAGGCGACAACAATAGATGAGAATGGAAAACCGGTTATACATGGATCATCATTTAAGGGGGCTTTACGTAACATAGTTAGGGAAAAGGAAAAAGAAGAAGGAAAAATGATTGAAACCAAAAAATATGTAAAATTACTTATAGAGGAAACTTTGAAAAAATATGAAAACATTTCAAAAACAGAAAAAATAGATAAAATCCTTTCAAACTTAGAAGAAAAAGCTAAAAATTCAAAAGCAGAATATATTTTTGGAATGGAAGGACTTAATGGAATGCCTAGATTATTCTGCTCAGATTTTAGAGTTTTAGAAGGTAAAGATGAACAGGAAAATGATTATTTTTTGATAGAAACTAAAAATAATCTGGAAGAAAAAGATGGTAAAATATTTAGTAACCCAAGAACTTATCGTGTAGTAAAACCTGAAATTATGTTTAAGGGAGTTATTCGGTTCCAAAATCCGTTTTTTAGAGGAAGTAAGGAAGAACTGGAAGAACTGGCTAAAATAAAAGAAGAACTAAAAGAAGCTATAATGGAGTTTAACAGTGGATTTTATGGAATTGGAAATTCCAAGTCCAGAGGATATGGTCAAATAGAAGTAGAAATTGTGAAATAA
- a CDS encoding TIGR02328 family protein yields the protein MRLWHEKIIHLLPKNQLLGQHRECCALRGNGWKKKHKTVDYVFSYSPYHLFIYHVLVMEEMEKRGYNVSEEWKDKNYRGKNAVKYDNLKEEIIDSPIYKEHNIEYLADCIENLRNKGIQLKV from the coding sequence ATGAGACTATGGCATGAAAAAATTATCCACTTATTGCCAAAAAATCAGCTGCTTGGACAACATAGGGAATGTTGTGCTCTGAGGGGCAATGGATGGAAAAAGAAACATAAAACTGTGGACTATGTGTTTTCGTATTCCCCTTATCATCTTTTTATTTACCATGTACTGGTTATGGAAGAGATGGAAAAAAGAGGATATAATGTTTCTGAGGAATGGAAGGATAAAAATTATAGAGGAAAGAATGCGGTAAAGTACGATAATCTTAAAGAGGAAATTATAGACAGCCCAATTTACAAAGAGCATAATATTGAATATCTGGCTGATTGCATAGAAAATTTAAGAAATAAAGGTATACAGCTAAAAGTATAG
- a CDS encoding DUF2620 domain-containing protein: MKIVVGGQIDKENVAEIIKKYIPEAEIIIKSDIDAAMDVKMGNVDYYFGACNTGGGGALAMAIAIAGADKCATLAMPGNILEEEKIKDEVKAGKVAFGFTPQSAEQVIKIVAECIK, translated from the coding sequence ATGAAGATAGTAGTAGGAGGACAGATAGACAAGGAAAATGTCGCAGAAATAATAAAAAAATATATTCCTGAGGCTGAAATAATTATAAAAAGTGATATTGATGCAGCTATGGATGTAAAGATGGGAAATGTTGACTATTATTTTGGAGCATGTAATACAGGTGGTGGCGGAGCACTTGCAATGGCCATTGCCATAGCGGGAGCTGACAAGTGTGCTACTCTTGCAATGCCGGGAAATATTCTGGAGGAAGAAAAAATAAAAGATGAAGTGAAGGCAGGAAAAGTGGCATTTGGATTTACCCCACAGTCGGCAGAGCAGGTTATAAAAATAGTTGCTGAGTGTATAAAGTAA